In a genomic window of Thermosynechococcus sp. CL-1:
- a CDS encoding chemotaxis protein CheW, translating to MLKSRRRRQSQPVVLEQFLTFIVRQEQFAVPMAQAYRVIPLPPIHGDPHQRGIGLVTYENHEILVIDIGCCLFDDPLSTSETQKLKFLLILQPRLEGEWLGLPLTEPPVIERIPRDAIHPIPSNYLHWGSIHSVSSLMVSSQEDQELPPIFIVDIEQVLHTLKTR from the coding sequence ATGCTTAAAAGCCGCCGTCGCCGCCAAAGCCAACCCGTTGTTTTAGAGCAGTTCCTGACCTTTATCGTGCGTCAAGAGCAGTTTGCCGTGCCCATGGCACAGGCCTATCGGGTCATTCCTTTACCTCCCATTCATGGCGACCCCCACCAGCGGGGGATTGGCCTTGTCACCTATGAGAATCACGAAATTCTAGTCATTGATATTGGCTGCTGTCTCTTTGATGATCCCCTCTCAACCTCAGAAACCCAGAAGCTGAAATTTTTGCTCATTCTCCAGCCTCGCTTAGAAGGGGAATGGCTTGGCCTGCCCCTCACAGAACCCCCCGTGATTGAGCGCATTCCACGGGATGCCATTCATCCCATTCCCAGCAACTATCTCCACTGGGGGAGTATTCACAGCGTCAGTTCCCTCATGGTCAGTAGTCAAGAAGATCAGGAGCTACCCCCGATCTTTATCGTTGATATTGAGCAGGTTCTGCACACCCTAAAAACGCGATAA
- a CDS encoding endonuclease domain-containing protein, whose translation MTRSEVILWQHLKGKQMNSYDFDRQRPIDEYVVDFYCKKLKLAIEVDGSSHDSEEAQEQDCYRQQRLEALGVRFLRFRDEEVRHNVEAVLEAIAT comes from the coding sequence ATGACGCGATCGGAGGTGATTCTCTGGCAGCATCTCAAGGGCAAGCAGATGAATAGCTATGATTTCGATCGCCAACGTCCTATCGATGAATACGTTGTTGACTTCTACTGCAAAAAGCTGAAGCTAGCGATCGAAGTTGATGGCTCATCCCACGATAGCGAAGAAGCTCAAGAGCAAGACTGCTACCGTCAGCAAAGGCTTGAAGCCTTAGGGGTTCGATTCTTGCGGTTTCGAGATGAAGAGGTGCGCCACAATGTTGAGGCAGTCCTTGAGGCGATCGCAACCTAG
- a CDS encoding hybrid sensor histidine kinase/response regulator, with protein sequence MPEPGVEETIRLQFLEEAQDYLQTIEAGILELSHQPGVIDAVLRAAHSIKGGAAMMGFMSLSELAHRLEDFFKVLKSRPCDDVEVQHLLLKAVDQLQAVITLHRQGVEPNEGWWRTQVEPILDELQGRLGDPTAEDDLALLSGDDGQQMRVVLFETEVEACLQRLETVLQTSGQPCLKEELAIAAQELEGLGQMLELPQFAEFCASVSAYLEQPNCDVSEAGAHIVQQWRRCQALVITGQLEALPTRLEIPETDDEDQTIIDLSLANLNQELGVEDFASAEVGAFSLGDLLSPPPTPTAAPSPAPEAETTPVTPQPQEPKEMTVRVPGHQLDQLSDLMGELLIECNGLDLQRERLHDLLVGLKQKVRALERANFRLRAEYDRVSAPHHFNPQNQHGFDVLEFDRYTDVHLLSQEVMETIVQVQEITSDLELSLEDTERTGRDLNRTAKQLQARFTQVRMRPFADLANRYPRLIRELSREHGKNVNLEIEGSHVLIDRTVLSVLADPLLHLVRNAFDHGIEPAEERQALGKPAAGTITLKAAYRGNQTVITVADDGRGLNPEKIRQTARRLGLARDWLETASDRDLWQLIFEPGFSTASQVTSLSGRGVGMDVVRTNLRQIRGDIQIHSTPGQGTRFIITIPYTLSVVRVLLVEAAGMLLAVPTEEIEEMVLADRYPPIETLGSTLIDWEGYLIPLIDLTQIFHFQRPYRPVEMEGAPTINEPTLMIISQGDSALALRGDRYWSEQEVTIRQVEGELALPQGFSGCTILGNGRIVPLLDPLALFDWSEQESSHAPVASPVAPSQDTVLVVDDSVNVRRFLASTLEKAGYRVEQAKDGQEAIDKLQGGLHVNAVICDIEMPRLDGFGVLTQIRRIPQCQNTPVMMLTSRTGQKHRQLAERLGAAAYFSKPFRESDLLATLDQLIRHA encoded by the coding sequence ATGCCCGAACCCGGCGTTGAGGAAACGATTCGTCTCCAGTTCCTCGAGGAGGCTCAGGACTACCTGCAAACCATTGAAGCAGGGATACTGGAACTCTCCCACCAGCCGGGGGTGATTGATGCTGTACTGCGGGCAGCTCACTCCATTAAAGGGGGGGCAGCGATGATGGGCTTTATGTCCCTCAGTGAACTGGCGCATCGCCTTGAGGATTTCTTCAAGGTCTTGAAATCGCGCCCCTGCGACGATGTTGAAGTGCAACACCTCCTGCTCAAAGCAGTGGATCAACTGCAAGCAGTCATTACCCTCCATCGCCAAGGAGTTGAACCCAATGAGGGCTGGTGGCGCACCCAAGTCGAGCCAATTTTGGATGAGTTGCAGGGACGGCTGGGAGATCCCACGGCGGAGGATGATCTGGCGCTCCTCAGTGGTGATGATGGCCAGCAGATGCGGGTGGTGCTCTTTGAAACCGAGGTGGAAGCCTGCCTACAACGCTTGGAAACTGTTCTGCAAACCTCCGGCCAACCCTGCCTCAAGGAGGAGCTGGCGATCGCCGCCCAAGAACTGGAAGGCCTCGGACAAATGCTCGAACTGCCTCAATTTGCTGAGTTTTGTGCCTCCGTCAGTGCCTATCTGGAGCAACCCAACTGTGATGTCAGCGAAGCGGGTGCCCACATTGTGCAGCAATGGCGCCGCTGTCAAGCCCTCGTGATTACTGGTCAACTGGAGGCTCTGCCCACCCGCTTGGAAATCCCGGAAACCGATGACGAGGATCAAACCATTATTGATTTATCGCTGGCCAACCTCAATCAAGAATTAGGGGTCGAGGACTTTGCCAGTGCTGAAGTGGGGGCCTTCTCCTTGGGTGATTTATTGTCCCCCCCACCCACCCCTACAGCAGCCCCTTCCCCTGCGCCAGAGGCTGAGACCACCCCAGTAACTCCCCAGCCCCAAGAACCCAAGGAAATGACCGTGCGGGTGCCGGGGCATCAGTTGGATCAACTGAGTGATCTGATGGGGGAATTGCTCATTGAGTGTAATGGTCTGGATTTACAACGGGAGCGCCTCCATGATCTGCTAGTGGGTCTCAAGCAAAAAGTGCGTGCCCTTGAGCGTGCCAACTTTCGTCTGCGCGCAGAGTATGACCGTGTCAGTGCCCCCCATCACTTTAATCCCCAAAATCAGCATGGCTTCGATGTTCTCGAGTTCGATCGCTATACCGATGTGCATCTGCTCTCCCAAGAGGTGATGGAAACCATTGTCCAAGTACAGGAAATCACCAGCGATTTGGAATTGAGCCTAGAGGACACTGAACGCACTGGCCGTGATCTCAACCGCACCGCCAAGCAACTTCAAGCTCGGTTTACCCAAGTGCGGATGCGCCCCTTTGCGGATCTGGCCAACCGCTATCCTCGCCTAATCCGCGAATTGAGTCGCGAGCATGGTAAAAATGTCAACTTAGAGATTGAGGGCAGCCACGTTCTCATTGACCGCACGGTGTTGAGTGTGTTGGCGGATCCCCTCTTGCACCTTGTCCGCAATGCCTTTGATCACGGAATAGAACCCGCAGAGGAACGCCAAGCCCTTGGTAAGCCCGCAGCGGGAACCATTACCCTAAAGGCGGCCTATCGCGGCAACCAAACCGTCATTACTGTGGCGGATGATGGCCGAGGCCTAAATCCAGAGAAAATTCGGCAAACGGCACGGCGATTGGGCTTAGCCCGGGACTGGTTGGAAACCGCGAGCGATCGCGACCTTTGGCAACTGATTTTTGAGCCGGGCTTTTCAACGGCCTCACAGGTGACCAGCCTCTCCGGGCGTGGTGTTGGCATGGATGTAGTGCGCACCAATCTGCGGCAAATTCGTGGGGACATCCAGATCCACAGTACCCCCGGCCAAGGCACACGATTTATAATTACAATTCCCTACACCCTCTCAGTGGTACGGGTGCTCTTGGTGGAGGCCGCTGGCATGCTCTTGGCGGTACCCACCGAAGAAATCGAGGAAATGGTGCTGGCCGATCGCTACCCGCCCATCGAAACCCTTGGCTCAACCCTAATTGACTGGGAAGGCTATCTCATTCCTTTAATTGACCTCACCCAGATTTTCCACTTTCAGCGCCCCTATCGTCCTGTGGAAATGGAGGGCGCACCCACAATTAACGAGCCAACCCTGATGATTATCAGTCAAGGGGACAGTGCCCTTGCCCTGCGGGGCGATCGCTATTGGAGCGAGCAGGAAGTCACCATTCGCCAAGTCGAAGGCGAATTAGCCCTCCCCCAAGGCTTTAGTGGCTGCACAATTTTAGGGAATGGCCGCATTGTCCCCCTACTCGATCCCCTTGCCCTCTTTGATTGGTCAGAACAAGAGAGTTCTCATGCCCCTGTGGCTAGCCCCGTTGCCCCTAGCCAAGACACCGTCCTTGTGGTTGATGATTCAGTGAACGTGCGGCGTTTTCTCGCCAGTACCCTCGAAAAAGCCGGCTATCGGGTTGAGCAGGCCAAAGATGGTCAGGAAGCCATTGATAAACTCCAAGGGGGGCTACACGTCAACGCTGTTATCTGCGACATTGAAATGCCCCGCCTCGATGGATTTGGCGTCCTCACTCAAATTCGCCGCATTCCCCAGTGCCAAAACACCCCCGTCATGATGCTGACCTCCCGCACGGGTCAAAAACATCGCCAGCTTGCAGAACGCCTAGGGGCAGCCGCCTACTTTAGCAAACCCTTCCGCGAAAGTGACCTCTTGGCCACCCTTGATCAGTTGATCCGCCATGCTTAA
- a CDS encoding single-stranded DNA-binding protein gives MNSCVLFAEVIQAPELRYTQENQMAVATMVVQFASLRSEEPPMSLRTVAWGNLGQKMQAECKVGDRLILEGRLKMDTIDRPEGFKEKRAELVVSRFYTVDGNIVDHPAQPAATPMATPAATAPMTPKVAPPPPEPEDINLDEVPF, from the coding sequence ATGAACAGTTGCGTCCTCTTTGCAGAAGTGATTCAAGCGCCAGAACTGCGCTACACCCAAGAAAATCAGATGGCGGTGGCCACAATGGTGGTGCAGTTTGCTAGCCTGCGCAGTGAAGAGCCACCCATGAGTTTGCGAACAGTGGCTTGGGGCAATTTGGGGCAAAAAATGCAGGCAGAATGCAAAGTGGGCGATCGCCTGATCCTCGAAGGCCGGCTAAAAATGGACACCATTGACCGCCCCGAAGGTTTCAAAGAAAAACGTGCCGAGTTGGTAGTGAGCCGCTTCTACACCGTTGACGGCAACATTGTGGATCATCCCGCCCAGCCCGCAGCAACCCCAATGGCCACACCCGCAGCCACGGCACCTATGACACCGAAAGTGGCGCCCCCACCCCCCGAACCCGAAGATATTAACCTAGATGAGGTGCCCTTCTAG